A window from Flavobacterium gyeonganense encodes these proteins:
- the kaiC gene encoding circadian clock protein KaiC, translating to MAYKKAKSQQFIFPKSPTGIDGLDDITNGGFPKGRPTLICGGAGCGKTLFSMQFLIKGITEYNEPGVFMSFEEPSDDLTLNVKSLGFDIEKLKADKKLIVDHVRVERSEIEEAGEYDLDGLFIRLGHAIDSIKATRVVLDTIESLFGGLDNQAILRAELRRLFHWLKAKGVTAIVTGERGEATLTRQGLEEYVSDCVIVLDHRVIDQVSTRRLRIVKYRGSTHGTNEYPFLIDEEGISVLPITSLKLDNEVSSDVVSTGVPGLNEMFKGGGFYRGSNILVSGTAGTAKTTIASYFANEQCEKNEKTIYFAFEESPQQLIRNMKSIGIDLQKHIKKGTLQIHSSRPSLNGLELHLLTLRKLIKEYVPTTIIIDPISNLITVGSQDEVRSMLVRLIDMLKAHNITALFTSLNKRTDEFRPDLAEESVSSLVDIWITVRDMEGIGERNRGIFIVKARGMGHSNKVREFVITNEGIELLDVELGPKGILTGSERQSHKMKKTLSDLKHQNEISRKDREIERKRKVLEANIEALRNEFESAQEELSVLRATEELYEKLTSKKKKE from the coding sequence ATGGCATACAAAAAAGCAAAATCACAGCAATTTATATTTCCTAAATCCCCTACCGGGATTGATGGATTAGACGATATTACGAACGGTGGTTTTCCAAAAGGCCGCCCTACCCTGATTTGTGGCGGTGCTGGTTGTGGAAAAACCTTATTCTCAATGCAATTCCTGATTAAAGGAATTACCGAATATAACGAACCCGGGGTTTTCATGTCTTTTGAAGAACCTTCTGACGACCTTACTTTAAATGTGAAGTCGTTAGGGTTTGATATTGAAAAACTTAAAGCAGATAAAAAACTGATAGTAGATCATGTTCGGGTCGAAAGATCAGAAATTGAAGAGGCAGGCGAATACGATCTGGATGGCTTATTTATCAGACTCGGTCACGCTATCGATTCTATCAAGGCGACAAGAGTAGTTCTTGATACAATTGAATCTTTATTTGGCGGCCTGGATAATCAGGCGATTCTTCGTGCCGAATTAAGACGTTTATTTCATTGGCTTAAAGCCAAAGGAGTAACTGCAATAGTTACAGGAGAACGCGGTGAAGCAACACTAACACGCCAGGGACTTGAAGAATATGTTTCAGACTGTGTCATTGTTCTGGATCATCGGGTTATCGATCAGGTTTCCACCAGAAGACTCAGAATTGTAAAATACAGAGGCTCTACGCATGGAACCAATGAATATCCTTTTCTGATTGATGAAGAAGGAATTTCAGTACTTCCTATTACTTCTTTAAAACTGGATAATGAAGTTAGTTCTGACGTGGTTTCAACAGGAGTTCCCGGGTTAAACGAAATGTTTAAAGGCGGCGGATTTTATCGTGGCAGTAATATATTAGTATCCGGTACAGCCGGAACTGCTAAAACCACTATAGCCTCTTACTTTGCAAATGAACAATGCGAAAAGAACGAAAAAACGATCTATTTTGCGTTTGAAGAATCTCCGCAGCAACTCATTCGGAACATGAAATCAATAGGGATAGATCTTCAAAAACATATCAAAAAGGGCACTTTACAAATTCATTCATCACGTCCTTCGCTTAACGGACTGGAACTGCATTTACTTACCCTTAGAAAATTAATTAAGGAGTATGTGCCCACCACTATCATTATTGACCCTATCAGTAATTTGATAACTGTTGGAAGCCAGGATGAAGTGCGTTCGATGTTAGTAAGACTGATCGATATGCTCAAAGCGCACAATATTACGGCACTTTTTACGTCTTTAAATAAACGAACTGATGAGTTTAGACCTGATCTTGCCGAAGAATCTGTATCTTCGTTAGTTGATATCTGGATTACGGTTAGGGATATGGAAGGAATTGGGGAAAGAAACCGCGGCATTTTTATCGTTAAAGCCAGAGGAATGGGGCATTCTAATAAGGTAAGGGAATTTGTAATTACAAATGAAGGAATCGAATTGCTGGATGTCGAATTAGGTCCAAAAGGAATTCTTACCGGCAGTGAAAGACAATCGCATAAAATGAAGAAAACACTGTCTGATTTGAAGCATCAGAATGAAATTAGCAGGAAAGACAGGGAAATTGAACGTAAGCGCAAAGTACTGGAAGCCAATATTGAAGCACTTAGAAACGAATTTGAATCGGCTCAGGAGGAATTAAGTGTTCTGAGAGCAACGGAAGAGTTATATGAAAAACTGACTTCGAAGAAAAAAAAGGAATAA
- a CDS encoding sensor histidine kinase — protein MITEDKNINSLLAEIESLKERLDESNSIIEAIREGGVDALVVNNNGVPQLYSLETADYTYRLLVEKFRQGALSITKNGLILYCNDYFAQLVNIPSEQIIGNYIQEYFENSGLFATLIEALKYGVSTHEILFKTNSHPATFPSYISMTDLEPSVEAIGIVVIDLTEKKNHEETLIKNQETLEGKIKELNRINSNLEEFIHVISHDLKEPLRKILMHNSKIDGSYLTEIDAKSMDVIKLSVLRLNSLVDDLVKYSSHTKHEEHTEVDLKTIISEVLEDLEVSITDKNAHIEIGKLPVLKVSAVQMRQLFANLISNAIKYSKATIPPEIQIYQVDDLDEEIPNQNPKFVRIQIKDNGIGMDSGHLLKIFTIFQRLHARNEYSGNGIGLAICKKIMENHSGTITVESKLNEGTTFTIYFPI, from the coding sequence TTGATAACAGAAGATAAAAATATAAATTCCTTATTAGCAGAAATTGAGTCATTAAAAGAAAGACTTGATGAATCAAATAGCATTATTGAAGCTATAAGAGAAGGTGGCGTTGATGCGCTCGTGGTCAACAATAATGGGGTTCCGCAGCTTTATTCGCTTGAAACAGCGGATTACACCTACAGACTCCTGGTCGAAAAATTCAGACAGGGCGCGCTGAGTATTACCAAAAACGGACTGATCTTATATTGCAACGATTATTTTGCTCAACTGGTCAATATTCCTTCGGAGCAGATCATCGGAAATTATATTCAGGAATATTTTGAGAATAGCGGGCTGTTTGCCACGCTTATTGAAGCTTTAAAATATGGGGTCAGTACACATGAAATTCTTTTTAAAACCAACAGCCACCCTGCTACATTTCCGTCTTATATTTCCATGACAGATCTGGAACCTTCTGTTGAAGCCATTGGTATCGTGGTAATCGATCTGACCGAAAAGAAAAATCACGAAGAAACACTCATCAAAAATCAGGAGACGCTCGAAGGAAAAATCAAAGAACTCAACCGGATCAATAGTAATCTCGAAGAATTTATTCACGTGATTTCGCACGATTTAAAAGAGCCGCTGCGAAAAATCCTCATGCACAACAGTAAAATAGACGGAAGCTACTTAACAGAAATTGATGCAAAATCAATGGATGTGATCAAATTATCCGTTTTACGTCTTAATTCACTGGTGGATGATTTGGTTAAGTACTCATCGCATACCAAACACGAAGAGCATACAGAAGTTGATTTAAAGACCATCATTTCTGAAGTTTTAGAAGATTTGGAAGTAAGTATCACCGACAAAAATGCCCATATCGAAATCGGAAAACTGCCGGTATTAAAAGTTTCCGCAGTTCAGATGCGACAGCTTTTTGCGAATCTGATTTCCAATGCCATTAAATATTCCAAAGCAACTATTCCGCCGGAGATACAAATTTATCAGGTTGATGATTTAGATGAGGAAATACCAAATCAAAACCCTAAATTTGTAAGGATTCAGATTAAAGACAACGGAATCGGAATGGATTCGGGTCATTTGCTTAAGATTTTTACTATTTTCCAGCGACTCCATGCCCGAAACGAATATTCAGGAAACGGTATAGGCCTGGCAATTTGTAAAAAAATTATGGAAAACCATTCCGGGACAATCACTGTCGAAAGCAAACTGAATGAAGGGACAACATTTACCATTTATTTTCCAATTTAA
- a CDS encoding RNA methyltransferase, which yields MNDNFKNEYFGIGIHNGKTPENLGVLWRSAQNLGATFIFTIGNRYAKQACDTHDAVKAIPYFHYENFEAFFDNLPKGARLVGVELHESASDLETFEHPRRCVYLLGAEDHGLPKKTMEKCHHLVKFKSEKSLNVAVAGTIVMYDRNLPKPRS from the coding sequence ATGAATGATAATTTTAAAAATGAATATTTTGGCATCGGCATTCACAATGGTAAAACGCCTGAAAATTTGGGTGTTTTATGGCGGTCGGCTCAAAACTTAGGGGCTACTTTTATATTTACCATCGGCAATCGATATGCTAAACAAGCCTGTGATACCCATGATGCGGTAAAGGCGATTCCGTATTTTCACTATGAGAATTTCGAAGCTTTTTTTGATAACTTACCCAAAGGAGCGCGATTGGTTGGTGTGGAATTACATGAAAGTGCTTCAGACTTAGAAACCTTTGAACATCCCAGACGCTGTGTGTATTTGTTAGGCGCAGAAGATCACGGTTTGCCTAAAAAAACAATGGAAAAATGCCATCATCTGGTGAAATTCAAATCTGAGAAAAGCCTGAACGTGGCTGTGGCAGGAACTATTGTCATGTATGACCGGAATTTGCCTAAGCCTCGTTCTTAA
- a CDS encoding ABC-F family ATP-binding cassette domain-containing protein, whose product MLILQNISYTHSNKKLLFSNISLTVNSGNKTALVGHNGSGKSTLLKIIAKELFPSGGILETDTKPYYIPQIFGQYNHLTISEALQINAKLTALHEILEGNVNESNLKVLNDDWAIEERCNEALKYWCLNDLELTKKLKFLSGGEKTKVFLAGIMIHQPKLILLDEPSNHLDIEGRALLYQFIKSSSATILIVSHDRKILNLLDTTCELKANGIKTYGGNYDFYQKQKNIEKDALAQDIHSKEKALQKAREKQRETIERQQKSDSKGKRKQEKSGVARIMMNTLKNKAENSTSKTKSVHIEKIGGIMHELRELRDEVSSLDKMKFGLDHSRLHNGKILVAAEFVNYGYNSQWIWTTDLNFQIVSGERISIKGNNGSGKTTLIKLILEVLQPKKGILKIADCKMIYIDQDYSLINNESTVYEQAEQCNSSSLEEHDIKMRLNRFLFTRSDWDKPCRYLSGGERMRLMLCGLTITNEAPDVIILDEPTNNLDLQNIEILTAALNEYKGTLILVSHDETFLEQISVELNLR is encoded by the coding sequence ATGCTTATTCTACAAAACATTTCATATACACATTCTAATAAAAAATTGCTGTTCAGTAACATTAGTTTAACAGTAAATAGCGGAAACAAAACAGCACTGGTAGGGCATAATGGTTCCGGGAAATCAACATTACTAAAAATTATTGCAAAGGAACTATTTCCGTCAGGCGGAATATTGGAAACCGATACAAAACCCTATTATATTCCACAGATTTTTGGCCAGTACAATCATTTAACAATTTCAGAAGCTTTACAGATAAATGCAAAACTTACTGCTCTGCATGAAATTCTGGAAGGCAATGTAAATGAATCAAACTTAAAGGTACTTAACGACGACTGGGCTATCGAAGAACGCTGTAATGAAGCCTTGAAGTACTGGTGTCTAAATGATTTAGAATTAACTAAAAAGCTGAAATTTTTAAGTGGTGGTGAAAAAACTAAAGTGTTTCTGGCCGGCATTATGATTCACCAGCCCAAACTTATACTGCTTGATGAACCAAGTAATCATTTGGATATTGAAGGAAGAGCATTATTGTATCAGTTTATAAAATCTTCTTCAGCCACAATCCTTATTGTAAGCCACGACCGGAAAATATTGAATTTACTGGATACAACTTGTGAGTTAAAAGCAAACGGAATCAAAACGTACGGAGGTAATTACGATTTTTATCAGAAACAGAAAAATATTGAAAAAGATGCATTAGCACAAGATATTCATTCAAAAGAAAAAGCGCTGCAAAAAGCCAGAGAAAAACAACGGGAAACCATAGAGAGACAGCAAAAGTCTGATTCGAAAGGAAAAAGGAAGCAGGAAAAATCCGGAGTTGCCCGAATTATGATGAATACTTTAAAAAATAAGGCCGAAAATAGCACTTCAAAAACCAAAAGCGTACATATAGAGAAGATTGGTGGTATTATGCATGAATTACGTGAATTGCGTGACGAAGTTTCGAGTCTGGATAAAATGAAATTCGGTCTGGACCATTCGCGATTACACAATGGTAAAATTCTTGTGGCAGCCGAATTCGTTAATTATGGCTACAATAGCCAATGGATTTGGACAACAGATTTGAATTTTCAGATAGTCAGCGGAGAACGTATTTCCATAAAAGGAAATAATGGATCAGGAAAAACAACGCTGATAAAGCTGATTTTAGAAGTTCTTCAGCCAAAAAAAGGAATCTTAAAAATAGCTGACTGCAAAATGATTTATATTGATCAGGATTATTCTTTAATTAATAATGAATCAACTGTTTACGAGCAGGCAGAGCAATGTAATAGCTCCAGTTTAGAAGAACACGACATCAAAATGAGGCTGAATCGGTTTTTGTTTACACGCTCCGACTGGGACAAGCCCTGCCGTTATTTAAGCGGAGGTGAAAGAATGCGTCTGATGCTTTGCGGCTTAACAATAACAAATGAAGCACCTGATGTAATTATTTTAGATGAGCCAACGAATAACCTGGATTTACAAAATATCGAGATATTAACCGCTGCTTTAAATGAATATAAGGGCACATTGATTTTAGTTTCTCATGATGAAACTTTTCTGGAACAAATTAGTGTTGAACTAAACCTTCGGTAG
- a CDS encoding TetR/AcrR family transcriptional regulator — MASKGEETRQFIIEKAAPIFNTKGIAATAMSDIMEATKLSKGTMYVHFENKEVLACAAVDYNMKVLGDKLMAKISKNKTAKEELFAYIDFFSNAVNPPLSGGCPLLNFGTEADDTNPIVKEKINKGCNANQQLLSTIVNKGITNGEFKPNWNAEEFALIMFAMMEGGHLISRMSGNNDKMKIITKTLKNIIEENSL, encoded by the coding sequence ATGGCAAGTAAAGGCGAAGAAACCAGACAATTTATCATAGAAAAAGCAGCTCCGATCTTTAATACAAAAGGGATTGCTGCTACCGCTATGAGTGATATTATGGAAGCTACCAAGCTATCTAAAGGAACCATGTACGTTCATTTTGAAAATAAAGAAGTACTTGCCTGTGCAGCCGTAGATTACAATATGAAAGTATTAGGCGATAAACTAATGGCTAAAATCAGTAAAAACAAAACAGCTAAAGAGGAGTTGTTTGCGTATATAGACTTCTTCAGTAATGCTGTGAACCCACCTTTAAGCGGCGGGTGCCCGTTATTGAATTTCGGAACCGAAGCTGATGACACGAACCCTATTGTAAAAGAGAAAATTAATAAAGGCTGTAATGCTAATCAACAATTGTTGTCAACCATCGTCAACAAAGGAATTACCAATGGAGAGTTCAAGCCAAACTGGAATGCCGAAGAATTTGCGCTAATCATGTTTGCAATGATGGAAGGCGGGCATCTTATTTCAAGAATGTCAGGAAACAACGATAAAATGAAAATCATTACTAAAACCCTCAAAAATATAATAGAAGAAAACAGTCTCTAA
- a CDS encoding tyrosine-type recombinase/integrase: protein MGRSQSTFNNYSRHVASISLYFGKIPTDLDPEQVQDYLFYQQKKSKTPSQTYFKHCVYGLRFLLKSEGLPYEYLGLPSIKHEKKLPVVLSKEEVWGMLQGAKLLKHRILIGLLYGCGLRCMEARSVRLQDLDFDRKQLKVVQGKGKKDRYVPLSVHLIRGLKKYIEAEKPQDYLFNGQPLPNGAGGDFDNRYSQRGVQWVVRQVAKASGVKKEVHTHTLRHSYATHLLEDGMDIITLKDLLGHQNLETTLEYLQIAQLESQRIFSPLDTLFEKCHRK, encoded by the coding sequence TTGGGCAGAAGTCAAAGTACTTTTAATAATTATTCTCGACATGTTGCTTCTATATCATTGTATTTTGGGAAAATCCCAACGGATTTAGATCCTGAACAAGTACAAGATTACTTGTTTTACCAGCAGAAAAAGTCCAAAACCCCTTCACAAACTTATTTCAAACATTGTGTTTATGGTCTTCGCTTTCTTCTAAAATCAGAAGGCTTGCCTTATGAGTACTTGGGTTTACCGTCCATAAAACACGAGAAAAAACTACCCGTTGTTTTGAGTAAAGAAGAAGTTTGGGGCATGCTTCAAGGGGCTAAATTACTCAAACATCGCATTCTTATTGGATTGCTTTATGGTTGCGGATTGCGTTGTATGGAAGCACGTTCTGTACGATTACAAGATTTAGATTTCGATAGAAAGCAACTCAAAGTAGTGCAAGGCAAAGGCAAAAAAGACCGCTATGTTCCTTTATCGGTTCATTTAATACGAGGGCTCAAAAAATATATCGAAGCCGAAAAACCACAAGATTACCTTTTTAATGGGCAACCTTTGCCTAATGGAGCAGGAGGTGATTTTGACAATCGGTATTCGCAACGAGGCGTGCAATGGGTAGTGAGGCAAGTGGCCAAGGCATCTGGTGTCAAAAAAGAGGTTCACACGCACACACTTCGGCATAGTTATGCCACGCATTTACTCGAAGATGGCATGGATATTATAACCCTCAAAGACCTTTTAGGACACCAAAACCTAGAAACCACTTTGGAGTATTTACAGATTGCCCAACTCGAGAGCCAACGCATCTTTAGTCCACTGGATACCCTTTTCGAGAAATGCCACCGGAAGTAG
- a CDS encoding circadian clock KaiB family protein gives MKKEVAEWQLLLYVAGQTPKSIKALENIKKYAEEYLAGKYSIEIIDLLKNPQLAEGDQILAVPTLVRKFPEPIRKIIGDLSNEERVLVGLNIKPLKV, from the coding sequence ATGAAAAAAGAAGTAGCCGAATGGCAGTTATTGCTTTATGTTGCGGGTCAGACGCCAAAATCGATCAAGGCATTAGAGAATATAAAAAAGTATGCCGAAGAATATCTGGCAGGGAAATACAGCATCGAAATTATCGATTTGCTTAAAAATCCGCAATTGGCAGAAGGCGATCAGATTTTGGCTGTGCCCACACTGGTAAGAAAATTTCCGGAACCTATTCGCAAGATTATTGGCGATCTTTCTAATGAAGAAAGAGTACTTGTAGGGCTTAATATCAAACCCCTAAAAGTTTAA
- a CDS encoding DUF6934 family protein, whose product MKAVQYIGFETKNGQTIYNLGFGDFDFETKSISDSENTNNGDMRTVFNTVLNTVPKFFKDNLGYPIYVQGSDSSDSFEEECRRSCSKKCDDICKNKNRR is encoded by the coding sequence ATCAAAGCTGTTCAGTATATAGGTTTTGAGACTAAGAACGGTCAAACCATATACAATCTGGGTTTTGGTGATTTTGATTTTGAAACTAAAAGCATCTCTGATAGTGAAAATACGAATAATGGAGATATGAGAACTGTTTTTAATACTGTACTAAACACAGTCCCTAAATTTTTTAAGGATAATCTAGGGTATCCAATTTACGTTCAGGGTAGTGACAGTTCAGATTCGTTTGAAGAAGAATGTAGAAGATCATGTTCTAAGAAATGTGATGACATTTGTAAAAACAAAAACAGAAGATAA
- a CDS encoding IS91 family transposase produces the protein MPPEVADVLRNIASKIENYGLNTWQLHTLSAIKKCRTADLGGHIDGCDECGNLTISYNSCRNRHCPKCQGNKREDWMEARSTELLPVPYFHVVFTLPDSINSLAMHQPKMVYDTLFEATWETLQKFGKAKEIQLGMIAVLHTWGQQLSLHPHLHCIVPGGGIDKDGQWKNSRTDGKFLFPVKALSKVFRAKYCQKLKAKEPIKYEQIRQHLWQKPWVVFTKKPFGSPNSVVEYLGRYTHKIAISNHRIKSIDNENVTFDYKDYRVAGVKKQMTLTHGEFIRRFSLHILPKRFVKIRHYGFLSSTWKRGKLKLLQAKLQVKVLEKVAKKTFLPKCPCCKTGNLHPIAVFDQRGPPAWYLGGCQNPIPRES, from the coding sequence ATGCCACCGGAAGTAGCCGATGTACTGCGAAATATTGCCTCAAAAATCGAAAACTACGGCTTGAATACTTGGCAACTGCACACGCTTTCTGCCATCAAAAAATGTCGAACGGCCGATTTGGGCGGTCATATCGATGGGTGTGATGAATGTGGAAATCTGACCATTAGTTACAACTCTTGCAGGAACAGACATTGTCCCAAATGTCAGGGTAACAAGCGAGAGGATTGGATGGAAGCCCGAAGTACAGAACTCTTGCCAGTGCCATACTTCCACGTGGTTTTTACCTTGCCCGACAGCATTAATTCCTTGGCAATGCATCAGCCAAAAATGGTGTATGACACCCTGTTTGAAGCGACTTGGGAAACGCTTCAAAAATTTGGCAAAGCCAAAGAAATACAACTGGGAATGATTGCTGTTTTGCACACCTGGGGACAGCAGTTGAGCCTTCATCCGCACCTGCATTGTATTGTGCCTGGCGGAGGAATCGATAAAGACGGACAGTGGAAAAACAGCCGAACGGACGGCAAATTCTTGTTTCCCGTAAAAGCTTTATCGAAAGTGTTTAGGGCAAAATATTGCCAGAAACTCAAAGCAAAAGAGCCCATAAAATACGAGCAAATCCGGCAGCATTTATGGCAGAAGCCTTGGGTAGTTTTTACCAAAAAGCCTTTTGGAAGTCCCAATTCGGTGGTGGAGTATCTGGGGAGATATACCCATAAAATCGCCATCAGCAACCACCGAATCAAAAGCATTGACAACGAAAACGTGACTTTCGATTACAAGGATTACCGAGTGGCGGGAGTCAAAAAGCAAATGACATTGACCCACGGCGAGTTTATCCGTCGGTTTTCGTTGCATATTTTGCCCAAACGCTTTGTCAAGATTCGTCATTATGGCTTTTTGAGCAGCACTTGGAAGCGTGGGAAGCTAAAGCTTTTGCAAGCAAAACTCCAAGTAAAGGTCTTGGAAAAAGTAGCAAAAAAAACATTTTTGCCCAAATGTCCGTGTTGCAAAACGGGCAATTTGCACCCAATAGCGGTTTTTGACCAACGAGGCCCACCTGCTTGGTATCTTGGCGGATGCCAAAACCCAATTCCCCGTGAAAGTTAA
- a CDS encoding SDR family NAD(P)-dependent oxidoreductase yields MSKTILISGASKGFGRAWTEAFLAKGYNVVATARNIEALSDLKTQYGDAILPLKLDVNNREDSFAVVQQVHHHFGKIDILINNAGYALNGAVEEASESEARAQFETNFFGTLWLTQAVLPIMRNQKSGHIIQVSSILGIAALPNLGLYNASKFAVEGLTETLASEVKQFGINVTLVEPNGYATDIWGQGFNSKSIEAYDGLKKAIAEGHNPDSFGKTSATVPAIIKLIEAENPPLRLFLGKVALPFAKQTYEQKLATWEEWADVSVAAHG; encoded by the coding sequence ATGTCAAAAACAATTTTAATTTCAGGAGCTTCAAAAGGATTCGGAAGAGCGTGGACAGAAGCATTTTTAGCAAAAGGATACAACGTAGTGGCAACAGCCAGAAATATTGAAGCGTTATCCGACTTAAAAACACAATACGGAGACGCAATTTTACCTCTTAAACTCGATGTCAACAATCGCGAGGATTCGTTTGCTGTTGTGCAGCAAGTACATCATCATTTCGGGAAAATAGATATTCTGATCAATAATGCAGGCTATGCTTTAAACGGAGCTGTGGAAGAAGCCTCTGAAAGTGAAGCCAGAGCGCAATTCGAAACCAATTTCTTTGGAACATTATGGCTGACTCAGGCAGTTTTGCCGATAATGAGAAATCAAAAAAGTGGTCATATTATCCAGGTTTCGTCTATTTTAGGAATTGCTGCCCTACCCAATTTAGGGCTTTATAATGCATCTAAATTTGCAGTTGAAGGTCTTACCGAAACGCTGGCATCTGAAGTAAAACAATTCGGAATCAACGTGACTTTGGTTGAACCAAATGGTTATGCTACTGATATCTGGGGGCAAGGATTTAACAGCAAAAGTATCGAAGCATATGATGGACTGAAAAAAGCTATTGCAGAGGGACATAATCCTGACTCTTTCGGAAAAACAAGTGCTACAGTTCCGGCTATCATTAAACTTATTGAAGCTGAAAACCCTCCCCTACGCCTGTTCTTAGGAAAAGTAGCTTTGCCATTCGCTAAACAAACCTATGAACAAAAACTGGCTACCTGGGAAGAATGGGCTGATGTTTCTGTAGCGGCACACGGATAA
- a CDS encoding response regulator — protein MPQKNLHIIIAEDDNDDADVIFETFNNNPDFGKVSLVANGEELLNFLKDTTNETPDVILTDINMPIRNGIEALQEILNHHKLKNIPCFVYSTSINPSYKQKCDVLGVKAYLIKPYSFEAFEEIPKTILSIISD, from the coding sequence ATGCCTCAAAAAAACTTACATATCATAATTGCAGAAGATGATAATGATGATGCAGATGTAATCTTCGAAACTTTTAACAACAATCCGGACTTCGGAAAAGTAAGCCTCGTAGCCAATGGCGAAGAATTGCTCAATTTCCTGAAAGACACTACCAATGAAACACCAGATGTTATCCTGACCGATATCAACATGCCCATACGCAACGGCATCGAAGCCCTGCAGGAAATTTTAAACCATCACAAACTTAAAAATATTCCCTGCTTTGTGTATTCTACGAGCATAAACCCTTCGTACAAGCAAAAATGCGACGTACTGGGCGTAAAAGCGTATCTCATAAAGCCCTACTCTTTCGAGGCCTTCGAAGAGATTCCAAAAACGATTCTGAGTATTATTTCAGATTAA
- a CDS encoding (2Fe-2S)-binding protein, producing MIQLTVNGKTENLDVSPDMPLLWAIRDTLGLTGTKFGCGVAQCGACVVHLDGEAVRSCVTKMSRAKGKNVVTIEGLSQNNDHPAQKAWQEIDVPQCGYCHSGQIMSAAVLLRENPNPTDQDIDDAMAGNICRCGTYPRIRKAIHLASEIQKKTNSDR from the coding sequence ATGATACAACTAACTGTAAACGGCAAAACCGAAAATCTGGATGTCAGCCCGGATATGCCACTCCTTTGGGCAATTCGTGATACATTGGGACTTACCGGAACAAAATTTGGCTGTGGGGTTGCGCAATGTGGAGCTTGTGTAGTACATCTGGATGGTGAAGCAGTTCGCTCATGCGTAACTAAAATGAGCCGTGCCAAAGGTAAAAATGTAGTTACTATAGAAGGATTATCTCAAAATAACGATCATCCGGCGCAAAAAGCCTGGCAGGAAATCGACGTCCCTCAATGTGGATATTGCCATTCGGGACAAATTATGTCGGCAGCGGTACTTCTTCGGGAAAATCCAAATCCGACAGATCAGGATATAGACGATGCCATGGCCGGAAACATCTGCAGATGTGGTACTTATCCACGAATACGTAAAGCTATTCATCTGGCTTCAGAAATTCAGAAAAAAACAAACTCTGATAGATAA
- a CDS encoding circadian clock KaiB family protein: MDNSTDETASSRHKFLLFVSGMSVKSGHAIENLRRICDQYLQNDYELEIVDISRDTEKAVIHQIVAIPTLIKTHPAPRRIILGDLSDEDKVLKILNLRE, from the coding sequence ATGGACAATTCAACTGATGAAACCGCTTCATCCAGACATAAGTTCCTACTTTTTGTTTCGGGTATGTCTGTTAAATCAGGACATGCAATTGAAAATTTACGCCGGATATGTGACCAATATCTTCAGAATGATTATGAACTGGAGATTGTAGATATCAGCCGGGATACAGAAAAGGCAGTCATACATCAGATTGTAGCGATACCAACTTTAATAAAAACACATCCTGCCCCAAGACGAATTATTCTCGGTGATTTGTCAGACGAGGACAAGGTTTTGAAAATACTTAATTTAAGGGAATAG